The Mangrovibacterium diazotrophicum DNA window CGCTATAGTTTTACAGAGTATGAAGGTTTTTATTACCGGAATTTGCTTCGGGATGACAAGGATAAAATTGAGAAGAATCTGGCCATCGGTCGGTTCGATTTCGACCCGGCATCGGTATCGGTTGAAAACATGGATGATAAAAAGAAACCCTATACGGTAAGTTTTGAACAGGAGGGGCAGGTAGAAACAATCAATGGCAAAATCTATATTAATCCATTCTTGTCGCAGAGTTTAAATGACAATCCGCTGAAACAGAAAACCCGTACCTACCCGATCGACATGACCTATCCGAAAATGAAATCGTACAAGGCGGAAATCACAATTCCGGAGGGCTACGAAGTAAGTTATACTCCCCAAAACAAAAGTGTTGATAACGAGTATTACAGCCTCTTCTATCAAAGTTTTAAAGAGGAAAACAAGTTAGTTGTTAATATGAGCTACTTGTTTAAGAATGCGGTTTATCAGCCCAATATGTACACTCGAATGCGGTTGCTCTTCAACGATATCATAAAACTGGGAACAGATAAAGTCGTTTTGGCTCCCAAGAGTGAAGAAACAAGCTCAACAACGGAGATGGAAGAACCAAAGTCGAGTCTTTGATTGTAAAACCAAATTTCAAAATATATGCTTACGAGAGAACAACAACTGGTTTATTGCCGTAACTGCACCAGGCAGTTATTTGACCGGAATCAGGGCATTCTTTGCACATTGACCGGCGCTCAGGCTACTTTTCAGGAAACCTGTGCGGATTTTGAAACTAATGGTCCCGATGAAGCAGAACTGCACATGATGCAAGACGCAGGCCTGCAAATGACGGAAGAGGCGTCGAAGAACAGACGTTTTGTAAATTATCTGATCGATAGTGTGTGTACGGTCGTTTTTATGTTTGTATTTGCGATTGCTCTGGGAATCTTTTTAGGGGTCGTGTATCCAGATGCCCTTGCCTTGTTTGATTACGAATCCAGGCTTTTTGACTATCTCCTTATATTCGTAGCGGCCGTGATTTACTTTACCATCTTTGAAGCCAATACGGGGCGAACAATTGGAAAGTACATAACGGGAACAAAAGTGGTGATGGAAGATGGGAGCGAGCCGCGATTCAAAGATATCTTCATTCGTTCACTGTGCCGTCATATTCCTTTCGATGCTTTGTCATACCTAGGGAGTGAGTCCAATGGCTGGCACGATCGGTATTCGAACACGAAGGTTGTGATGGTGAAGCGTAAATAGGCTACATCGAAAATATTGAAAACACAAAAGGCTGTCGCGTATGCAACAGCCTCTCTTTTTTTGATCAGTATCAATCGTTCAGTTAAACAAACTCTTCTTCAGAATTATTTTAGTAACCGGTGTTTTGTTCAAAAATGTCACCGCTAACGTCAATAACGTCTTGTGGGATTGGGTATACACGGCGGAACGGTTCGGTTTCTTCTTTACCGGTGTAGGCGCTGTCGAAGGTTCCGAAGCGAATCATTTGCGGGCGACGCTTCATCTCCCAGTAGTTTTCGTACGAAATTTCATTGTACAGACGTGTTTCTGTCAGGTCACTTTGCTGAATAGCCTGCCCGCTAAGTTCACCACCTTCTTCTTCCGGTTGAGTTCTGGTACGGCTGGTGCGCAGGACGTTGATGTCATTCAAAGCAAGGGCGGTTTCCCCGTTTCTGAAATAAGCTTCAGCACGCAGGGTATACATGTAACCCAGGCGGAAAATCGGAATATCAACACGTGATGAACCGTTGCTGCCGTCGATTGGGTCGAATTCAAACTTGAAGATACGAACACCCTGGTGCACCATGTCTTGCGGTAAAATTGTTCCCGACGAGAAATCCAGTTCAGGGGTAAATTCAAGTGTGTGGCTGTTTTTGTCGGTTTTCAGAGCCGTTACAGCGATGTAAGTAACGCCATCAATGGTCTCGCGAACGAAAGCGTTGCTGCTGTCGTAAGTTGGACCGTATTGCTGACCAACCTGGAAACCGCGGTTGAAATGGAACCAGGGCAAGCCCGTACCCGGCACTTCGTCGAGAGTGCTTTCGGCCATGTTTTGTTCCTGGTTGTTGTAAAACCAAGTGCCATCGTCGTATTGGTATTTTTGCTCGTAACGAGGGTCATCCTGGTTGTCGTCCCAGGTTGCATAGTACTCGGGGGTTGTACAGGTGGCGTTGGTTCCGCGTACTCCCGATTCCGAAGCGTGTTGCGAACGTTCCATCGGCATGTACACAAAATCATTCTGTCCGGTTACTGATCCGTCATCCACATTTTGCGGTGCAACGAAGATGAGCTCAGAACCCTCGGTGTTGTCAATGCCGAAGTTGTCGAAATAGTATTCCTCCAATGAAAACTTCGAAGAGCTGATCAACATTGAAGTGTATTCAATCACCATGTCCAGGTCTGATTTACCGGCGTCGTTTACCGATGCTTCCTGAAAGTCGAAATCAGAGGTTGAATTGTAGCGATCTTTGAAGACGGCGCGGTTCATGTACATTTCTGCCAGGAACCCGTAAGCGGCTTCTTTGGTGAAACGACCGTCGTAGGTTGAATTTTCACCCAAAGCAGCCAGGTCAGGAATAACTTCTTCCATGCCGGTAATCAGCGTATCAATATAAGTGCTGTACACAGCTTTAACTTCGTCGGCGTTTCCGTTCGGTTCGCGATAGGGAGCCTGACCGTACAAATCGAGCGTGTAATAGGTGTACAAATACCAAAGCGCTTTGGCTTCGGCAAGGTACATGGCCTGGTTGCTGTTTTCGGTGTTGTTCGAAATGG harbors:
- a CDS encoding RDD family protein codes for the protein MLTREQQLVYCRNCTRQLFDRNQGILCTLTGAQATFQETCADFETNGPDEAELHMMQDAGLQMTEEASKNRRFVNYLIDSVCTVVFMFVFAIALGIFLGVVYPDALALFDYESRLFDYLLIFVAAVIYFTIFEANTGRTIGKYITGTKVVMEDGSEPRFKDIFIRSLCRHIPFDALSYLGSESNGWHDRYSNTKVVMVKRK
- a CDS encoding RagB/SusD family nutrient uptake outer membrane protein yields the protein MKFYRKMKLKTIFKYLPILFILASCTDLEEVFLDEELGSDSATPEASLAAAYNRMVVDVFVDHAHLWGMQEYSTDEALLPTRGSDWGDGGRYRAIQEFSWGADNPLVSGNWSSLTNGITRSITAIETISNNTENSNQAMYLAEAKALWYLYTYYTLDLYGQAPYREPNGNADEVKAVYSTYIDTLITGMEEVIPDLAALGENSTYDGRFTKEAAYGFLAEMYMNRAVFKDRYNSTSDFDFQEASVNDAGKSDLDMVIEYTSMLISSSKFSLEEYYFDNFGIDNTEGSELIFVAPQNVDDGSVTGQNDFVYMPMERSQHASESGVRGTNATCTTPEYYATWDDNQDDPRYEQKYQYDDGTWFYNNQEQNMAESTLDEVPGTGLPWFHFNRGFQVGQQYGPTYDSSNAFVRETIDGVTYIAVTALKTDKNSHTLEFTPELDFSSGTILPQDMVHQGVRIFKFEFDPIDGSNGSSRVDIPIFRLGYMYTLRAEAYFRNGETALALNDINVLRTSRTRTQPEEEGGELSGQAIQQSDLTETRLYNEISYENYWEMKRRPQMIRFGTFDSAYTGKEETEPFRRVYPIPQDVIDVSGDIFEQNTGY